Genomic window (Alnus glutinosa chromosome 9, dhAlnGlut1.1, whole genome shotgun sequence):
gaaataaattatttttattaaattaaatttttaaagaaattaatggtTAAAGCACATAGGTGCAGGTTGTAAGatagaatatataatttaagaaaaagatgagaatAAGAAAGAGAGTCGACAGAGAACTAAGGTGGTTCAGCCTATAATTTATGGCCTACGTCCATACATCAAATCTTTTCTTAGTTATgtacatcttttttttaatttattggacTATATACAAGACTGAACGTTACAAGTTTTCTCTACTAATTCtatattaacaacaataaatttaatttatcatcttataatTTATGTCTCTTGAGTACTTATAACTCTTGTCTGTTGTGTACATTATTATAACTTTCTCTCCATATAAGTTTGAATTGTGTACAACACTAACTTGTTCAGGACCGAACCACACTTGGGAACCGTACGTATTTGAAAAGAACTCATTTTATGGTCGTTGAAATTGTGGCTAATTAAGCATTTTTCAAACGTAATTGGAAAGGTATTACTATTCAATGCAAGACTTTGACGAATATACAATATGAATATGTGGCCATTCAAAAGTCGACGATGCTATATACGCACTACTCAGGCAAACAGGCGGAAAGTTCCATGGATGGATTGTGACTTGACTTACTGTGACGCGCGCGCTGACGTAGCCCGTAGGTGACCCCAACTCTCTTTCCTATAGTCGATGATCAAGAACATTTCAGTTCGAATATGGAGAAGAATGTGGCAGAAAAGATATATCTTGATATATGGGTAATTCTTGAGTGAAGTAAAATTTCTGTAATTCTTTCGAAAATTTTGCTTATAgatggcatttttgtaattataaattttgcttattaatggtatttttgtaattattaccaTTAATAAGCAAAATTTTCGGATGAATTCCGAAAATTTACTTTTCCCCGGCACTGCTCTATCTTGATTGAGGCCATGGCTATGCATTGCACTCATCATCAATCATGTTGTTAGGCTAAGTGGAGCTATAGCCTGATTTGTACGTGTCCCATCCGGTTGGCATCCAACTCgctacagtttttttttttttttttcatgagtcATAGTCGATAGAAATGTATTTATACGTACACTTCCAACGAACCAGGTCACACCTGATCCGTTTTGCTGTTTTTACTCAATTAAGTGTCATATTCACGGACGAAGCTAGAAGTTTTCTTGAGCCGGAGCCAACggccaaaattttttttgagtagGGGTTAATagtctaaatttttattttttactttgtattttttatttttttagagaaatgttatttagcATTTTCAGCTGACGTGGCATCTCAATCTAcgcttaattttttattttttattttttttaatttttattttcataattaaaattgATCTAAGGGTACGTGGATTGAGCATATCACGTAACGTTTGTAAGTCTTCTTATCAATCAACGTGAGAATGGCTTGCAAATGGTGCTCTTGGTGGTTCCTCTAAACTACGAGAAGTGCTATACGTGCGTCAAGAGTCCGGCTGGAGTCCGGCTCTTGACCCACGTGgcacatattattttttttgacttttatttaaaaaaaaaaatttcaaaaataagagaagaaaatcCGGTTCAGTCTAGTCTTCGTCTCACTCCAAATTTTCCCCCCATTCCCAAATCTCACCCTCTCCCGCCACCGTCCCCTCCCCCACTGACCGCCCAACGACCGATGACCTCTGACCCAACGACCGGCGCCCTGCGCCGGCTCCCAGCTcgttgtctctctctctctctccaaacgaCGGACCGGTGCCCACCAACTACTCAACGACCGGCGCCCACCGACTGCTCAACGACCGGCGCTCTCTGACCCAACGACTGGCACCCTCTGATCCAACGACCGGCGCCCTCTGACCCGAACCGTCCATCGGCCGGCTCCCAGCtcgctgtctctctctctctctctctctcacccagcAGACCGGAGCGCCATCGACCAGAGTCGACCACTCTCTACGGTTAGTCTCTCtccctttactctctctctctctctctctcctttggtGACTTCTAAGTCTAACcctcactctttctctctctctaacccagCTGGTCTCTCGCTCTCTCGAACCCAGTAGCCCAAGCGCCGCCCACGAGCAGAAGGGACTCCAACAGAGGAGGTTtcctgaattttatttttttcattgtaaAGTAATCTTCCTGTGTTAACAAAAACTAGTGTGGTTTGGGCCTTTTTGTACCGTTGATAAAGATGGATTTATCATGCATGATAAATTGTAATTGTGAACAAAGAGCATGATAGACTTTTTGTACCGTTGATAAAGATGGATTTATTGCAGACAAATTGATGGTTTGatgacattaattaatttctttgaatTCAATTCATGGTGAAGTTAAAATTGGAGAGCTGTCAAAAGAATATATCATGCTTTCTATTTTAATATGTACATGTTTTTGAAGAGAGAAGATCTATCTACAACATTATGCACTGTATTGGTATTGATTTGAAGAAGCAATTTTGGGAAAGTTAGGAAGtgaattatgatttattatGCATTGTTGGATTTTGCTTGGTTTAGGTTTTTGTTGTCTCATacaattgtttaattaaacctttttttttttttttttttttgtagaataaCTTTTAGATGGACTTGTCACAACTAGCCTTGAATTCACTATGCGAAGATGATTGTTTGTTGACACATgaacaacttgatgatgttgttCCCATCGAcatggaccctcaaaatggtatgatgggcatttttacttttaattttggtAACATATCTTAGactaaatgttattatttatagttgggttctttacactatgttttatttgttttgatatagatgaaaatgaaattattgGGGATGAACAGTTGAATGATGGTGTGGACAGTTGTTGTTCCAAGCTCAACAAACAATGCGGAGATGATTGTTTGTTGACACATgaacaacttgatgatgttgttCCCATCGaaatggaccctcaaaatggtatgatgggcatttttacttttaatttttgtaacatatcTTAGAGTAAATGTTATTATTCATAGTTGGGTTCTTTACACTATGTTTTATTCGTTTTGATATAGATGGAAATGAAACCATTGCGGATGAACAGTTGAATGATGGTGTGGACAGTTGCCGTTCCAAGCTCAAGCTCATagataaagagaaaaatgttaAGGAACCTAAGAATGAGATGTTGTTTGGCTCTATAGAGGAACTTCATGAATATTATAGAAATTATGCTAAGAAagagggttttggtgtggtacagaagaagaaaaaaaaaggatgaaaatggagATGTACATTACATCACTCTAGCATGTGCTCGTCAAGGCAACAGACAATCCAGCTCAAGCAATAACGTTTGCAAGCCTAGTAAAACAATCAGAACGAGGTGTAAGGCTACTTTGAATGCAAAGTTAGTAGGCACAACGTGGTATGTGACTAAAGCAAATCTATGCCATAATCATgatttaagcccaggcaaagcgAGATATTTTAGATGCCACAAGAAGTTGGATCTTGCTACGAAGAGGAAGCTTGATATAGATGATAGAGTTGGAATCCGTACGAACAAGATCTATAACTCGCTAGCTGTTGAAGCGGGGGGGTATGAAAATCTTACTTTTGGAGAGAAAGAGTGTCGCAATTATATTGCGAAATCAAGACGTCTTTGCCTTGGCACAGGAGGTGCTGCAGCACTTCGTGACTATTTTGATAGAATGCGGAAagtgaatgatgatttttattttgatatggaCGTGGATGATGAGTGTCggttgaaaaatgtgttttgggctgatgcacgaaGTAGGTCATCATATGAAGATTTCGGTGATGTGGTTACATTTAACACAACATATTTGACCAACAAATACGAAATGCCATTTGCCCCTTTTGTAGGAGCTaatcatcatggtcaatcaATGCTTTTAGGGGCAGCATTAATTTTAAGTGAGGATACAGcaacatttgtttggttgtttgaggcaTGGTTGAAATGCATGAAGGGCCGAGCGCCAGGGACAATTATTACAGATCAAGATCGGGCTATGAAAAGTGCAATTAAGAAGGTTTTTCCGAATGCCCgacatagattttgtttatggcacGTACTGAAAAAACTTCCTGAAAAATTTGGATCACATTTACAGTACAAGGCCATTAAGAGTGCCATACGAAATTGTGTGTATAATTCTCAGACATGTGACGAGTTTGATGCAAGTTGGCAGACCCTACTTGAGTGTTATAATCTGGAGGATAATGCATGGCTGCGTGGTTTATACAATGAACGGACTTTCTGGGTACCGGCATATTTAAAAGATGTATTTTGGGCCGGCATGACTACCACACAACGCAGTGAGAGTATGAATGCATTCTTTGACGGTTATGTGCACTCGTCCACCTCATTGAAGGAATTTGTAGATCAATACGACAACGCTTTGCGTAGGAAGGTTGAGATTgagaatgttgctgatttcaattcttttaattcCACGATTTCATGTGTAAGCAAGCTTCCCTTTGAGaagcaatttcaaaaaatttacacccatgaaaagttcaaagaagttcagAAGGAGATTACAGAGGTTCTGAATTGTAGTTGCTCTCTTCTAAAAAGTGAAGGTGGAATTAGTACCTATCAAGTGATGGAACAAGTAGAAGTCAGTAATGCCTACACGAAAAAAAGTACGCTTTATTGTTTACTATAATGACCCTTCATGTGAAGTGAACTGCAGTTGTTGTTTATTTGAATCAAGGGGAATTTTGTGTAAACATGTCATATCTGTACTGACTACACTTGAAGATGTGGAATTGTTgcccgaaaaatattttctaaaccGATGAAGGAAGGAATTGTTCACCAACCTAGTAATTAGCAAAATATATACGAAAATCCATTCTCTCGGTAGAGGTTGGCATTTGGTACTGATCATTCAAAGCATAGAGTACTGGAAAGGAAATGGAGGGTAATCTCCACAGGAGATCGAGCAACCAAATCTAATCATTTTTTTGGCCCCAATTGATAAGagtcaatttatttattttgtgattgGTACAAAAACCATTGGACAGTGCAAAAtcgtatatacatatatatctacCACTTCTTTTAACCTATGGCTTGACTCTCTGATAGCATGATAAATTGCTAATTATATCAAGAATCCAAAGagatgaaaatattaaatttaatcagTTAAATATTAATCTAACCGTGACatatttgcttaaaaaatatataaaaaaaactcctattcttttaatatatgacaaacatcttaaaaaaaaatgaagtttattGGGAATAAATTTCACTCAGCCTGGTCCAAGGAGGAGACAATAGAACTCTCGGAAAGTCCAATCTCAGAAGATAGACACTTAGCAGTTATTCCCGATAAATTAGGTATCATTTAtctcaataaatataatttaagactctactccaagttgaattgaagtaaaagtCATAATCCAATTATCATTCCTATCCCGGTAAATGCTAGAGCAACAACTGTTGTCCTTTTTGAGTCTTAGGTTGAtatgacattttatttttttaataatagtaTGAGagataaattaaattgtaattttttttttattcaaaataaagtAAGTATCATGCCAGtaaaaaagaattcaagaaagacCACgataaatattctaacatttctcGTAACATTTTTACAGTTTTACTAGGTAAACAAAAAGTAGCAAGTattgaaatttcttttaatttttaaagaatttttagtCAAAGTTTCATCGAGaataatcttttaaaatttcctTTCAACTTTTAATAGAGTCTGagttagaaaataataataataatatcctAGCAGTGATTTTAACTAATGAACTAAAAATATATGACTGTGCagtgtataaaaaataaattccatgattaacaaaattaaatgtttttcgGAAGAGTTTGAATATGGAGAAGAATGTGGCAGAAAAGATCATGATCGAGGTCATGGCTTTGCAATGCATGCACTCATCATGTAGAGGTACCGAAGCTTCCGAAGTACATGGAAATGTTCTTGGGTTTTAGTGGCAACGTCTTAGAATCAGTCAACCTTAAAGCTAAAATCTCTGAATTTAGGTCAAGTAAAATTATGAATGAGAAGTCGGAAGAAATTTATTCAACTcagtttatttaattaatatatatttttaaagcgtgtgatttttatatatttttataaaattgtcatgtgaTTATTCTAATATTTCAAGAAATGTAGCTGGTAATTAAACTTATATAATCAGGATTCAGGAGGCTTTTGGAGCCCTAAAAGTGGATCCTGTGGATGAGTGGATGCATGCAACCAAATCTGGAACTGATAGAGTTTTATTGCAAGATAATTCAATTTTTGAATTGGATGGCTCATGGAAAATTCATGGAACATCTCTACTACAATTACAACAATAGACAGCTTCTAACACACAACAAAACAAACTACCAGCCATGATAGAATAATGGTAAATTAAGAAAGACAGCAAAAATTGGCCGGCTGGAGGACAATTGCAAGAACAAGGGAAGCTTTCAGCTGATGGAAGAAAATGGGCATGGACTTGGGGGAACAGAAACTTGAACGATTCCTTCAAGCATAAGCATCACCTTCTTCATGGTGGGTCTCAGAAAGGGGTCTTCTTGGAGGCACCACATGGCAACCATCACAAACCTCTCCAGCTGCTTCATGTCATTGAGGGCCTCTGCATCATCTACAACTAGAGCGTCCAGCCTGCCTTCCTGATAGCAGTCATAGGCCCAATCAGTTAGAACACCCCTCTCTCCGCCAACCTCTATATCCACAGCTCTTTGACAACAAATGATCTCTAGCAGCAGGACACCGAAACTATAGACATCAACCTTCACAGTGATTGGAGAGATCCTGAACCAGTCAGGTGCAACATACCCTTTGGTACCTCTAATGTTTGTTTTGGTCTGGCTTTGATTCATCAATAAAAGCTTTGCCAATCCAAAGTCGGAGATGCGAGCATTGTAATACTCATCAAGGAGTATATTCTGTGGCTTTATATCGCAATGAATAATCTGGCTGCTGCATTCTTCATGCAAGTAAAATAGTCCTCTTGCAACCTCGAAGGCGATATTAGTCCTCTGGTTCCAACTGGGTTTGAAATCCCCGAAAAGGAAGGTAGCTAAAGTGCCATTGCTCAAGAACTCATACACTAGCATACGATGCTGTCCCTCAGCGCAGTACCCAAGCAGCCGGACCAGATTCTTGTGATGCGTTTTGCCTATCACATTCACTTCAGTTTTGAATTCCTTGTCGCTGTCTTCAAACACTCTGTCTAACTTCTTGACAGCAACACGAACGGTTTCTACTTCTCCTTTATAAACAATTCCGCAGGATCCTCTTCCTAGTTCTTCCTTGAACCCATTTGTCGCCTCAATCAGCTCTTTGTAGGTGAATTGGCGCAAATTCCTTTCCACAACACCTTCATGATGTAGTTGACAAAttcttttcatcttctttttgtAGTAGaacaaaaaacccaaacaaattgCACCTACCAATAAGAAATTCACAAACACAGAACTACCCAGTAGGATTGATACCACAATAATCAATGTGTCCTGGTCTTTTGCATCCGGAATTACCTGAGCTGAAGGGTTTTGCCTCGTGGAATTGTTTTTTCTTACCTTAAGGAAAGCCGTTCCCTTGGTGTCCCTATCGTATCTTCCATTCGAGAGCGGTAGCGTCTTCTTCCAACAGCTGTTGTCTCTATATATGGCCACAGCGCATAGGCAATCATGCAAGCAAGATGCTTTGCAGTCCTCAACATTATAAGGCTTAAACAACTCAAAGTCATTGTTAGGCCAATCAGTGTTTGGTAGTGTCTCTATTTCGTATAAAGCTTCTGGTGGACTTTTCCCATCTTCTTCACAGCCTTGTATGAAATCAGGCTTGCAGCTTTCATACGGATCATTTTCAATCAAAGAAAATGATGGTGGGCATTTACAACTCGGCCTTCGATCATTCCCGAGTGAGCAGATACTGTTAAACCCACAAGACCCGCTACCCATGTTAGTTATCAAATCGAGGCAAATATTATCCGGTATGCTTCGATTTTCAGTCCAGCTATCGTTGGCTGTGGGATTCTTCGGGTGCTGACTAATGGTTAAAACGCCATCAAAATTAAGAGTTGCTCTGTGATAGTGCGTTGTAGCTGGGGCTATCTCATTCTCTTCTGTAATATAGGATCTTTCTCTACTCATTCTTTCTATGTATAAGAAACCAGAGTCATGGAAGATCAATCTATAACCAGAATTTGATTCATTGGCAGGATCGTAAGTGAAACTAAGATAGTACGCATCATAAGTATAGTTGCTGGGCATATTTATGGGATTGAGCACAGCATTTCCATCATGAAGCAAGCGAAACTGGAACCTTCCCCGTTTGAAGTTGTTTCTTTGAAGTCGGGAAGAAAGAACCCCACCTCTCTCCATTATTTGAGTAGGCAACAACGTATCAGTAGGATCTTTGAAGCTCTCCCATAAGTTTTCAGAATTTTCATCTACAAGCACGAGGTTGCCTGTATCATTCAGTATGCCGAAGGCAACTGCACCCCTTGTGAATTTCGATCTCCATAGTTCTTCGTCCTGAGGATTGTTGAGTGTTAGCCCACGGTCAGGAGTTAGCTCAACTTTGGATCCTCTTGGCGCAGGATTGTCTCCATTTGCATACCAAACTATAGTTTTGTCTGGTATTTTGTTATACCATATGGCAAGCAAGAAGTGATCATCCTTATTGTCGAGTTGGCGAAACCCGAAAGCAAAATCACTAGAATTGGAAAGCCATGGAGCAGCTACATCATCTGTAGTGAGAGAGTCTCCCACGCTTATGTTACGATTCTGAGCAACAGCAAAAATGGGCAGCAAGAGGAGAAAGAAGACAAGGCGAAATACATTAACAGAAGGCATTGTGAGAATTGTTTGGATTCATTCAATCACATGAATGAAGATAAATTCAAAGAAcgttatttatatatacatacggGCCGGAGATCACGATGCTTTCAATGACTTGTAATAAGTGTTAAAATATTCAAAGTCCACCAAAGACTAATACAACGCGCGTCTAAGACTTTCCAATTTCTCATGGTGCTGCTCATTCTGATATTCATGAACTATcgtattaatatattaattaaattaaatgatgaaataaattatttttattaaattaaatttttaaagaaattaatggtTAAAGCACATAGGTGCAGGTTGTAAGatagaatatataatttaagaaagagatgagaataaaaaagagagtCGACAGAGAATTAAGGTAGTTCGGCCTATAGTTTATGGCCTACGTCCATACATCAAATCTTTTCTTAGTTATgtacatcttttttttaatttattgaactATATACAAGACTGAACGTTACAAGTTTCCTCTACTAATTCtatattaacaacaataaatttaatttatcatcttataatTTATGTCTCTTGAGTACTTATAATTTATGTCTCTTGTGTACGTTATTATAACTTTCTCTCCATATAAGTTTGAATTTTGCACAACACTAACTTGTTCAGGACCGAACCACACTTCGGAACCGTACGTATTTGAAAAGAACTCATTTTATAGTCGTTGAAATTGTGGCTAATTAAGCATTTTTCAAACGTAATTGTAAAGGTATTAATATTCAATGCAAGACTTTGACGAATATACAATATGAATATGTGGCCATTCAAAAGTCGATGACGCTATATACTCAGGCAAACAGGCGGAAAGTTCCATGGATGGATTGTGACTTGACTTACTGTGGCGCGCGGTGACGTAGCCCGTAGGTGACCCCAACTCTCTTTCCTATAGTCGATGATCAAGAACATTTCAGTTCGAATATGGAGAAGAATGTGGCAGAAAAGATATATCTTGATGGGTAATTCTTGAGTGAAGTAAAATTTCTGAAATTCTTTCGAAAATTTTGCTTATAgatggcatttttgtaattataaattttgcttattaatggtatttttgtaattatttataattacaaaaataccattaataaacaaaattttcGGATCAATTCCAAAAATTTTACTTCTTCCCGGCACTACTCTATCTTGATTGAGGCCATGGCTATGCATTGCACTCATCATCAATCATGTTGTTAGGCTAAGTGGAGCTATAGCCTGTTTTGTACGTGTCCCATCCGGTTGGCATCCAACTCgctacagttttttttttttttttttttttttttttttttttcatgagtcATAGTCGATAGAAATGTATTTATACGTACACTTCCAACGAACCAGGTCACACCTGATCcgttttgttgtttttactCAATTAAGTGTCATATTCACGGACGAAGCTGGAAGTTTTCTTGGACTAGAGCCAACGGCCAAAAATATTTTGGATAGGGGTTAATagtctaaatttttattttttactttgtattttttatttttttagagaaatgttatttagcATTTTCAGCTGACGTGGCATGCTCAATTTAcgcttaattttttattttttttttattttttttatttttaataattaaaattgatcTAAGGGTACGTGGATCGAGCATATCATGTAAGTCTTCTTATCAATCAACGTGAGAATGGCTTGCAAATGGTGCTCTTGGTGGTTCCTCTAAACTACTCATGTTAGGACGGCTTGTTGATGCCGTTACTAACGAGGCTCTCGATAACTCTTTTGGAACTGTCATATCAAGACGGATTTTTTGACGCATTTGCATATGCGAGTATGAAACTTCACTCACACAATTCCAACTAAGAACCCCTAAACACCTAAGTATTAAAGAGACTTACAACACTTGTTTTGATCACTAAATAGGCTAACACTAAAATcgggttaaatacaaaaaagcttctcaaactaccacccgtTTTCCGAATGGCCCCCCGAACTACTAGTGCTTACAGTtcggccctccaaactaccaattgcttattttttggccccatccgtcacTTTATGCCGTCTAAGTGGACGGAAACCGAGTCACCCGCAAGGCACGTGACTCTTTTAGCCCGAAAATGCCCTGTTCTTCACGTTTGAAAGTCATCCGGTTATTTTGAGTTTTAACTTtaacttttttgtatttttcaatctcatatTGTCACAGATGAAGGGTGTTCGGCATCGGCCTCGGCCTCGGCCTGAACTGGAACTGCCTCAGAATCGTAGACACCACATACTTCATCTGTATAAAGGCCATCTTCTTCCCGAGACACACCCTCGAACCAGCCTGGAAAACCGGAAACTTGTACGGACTCACCTATTTCAGCTCTCCACCGGCATTGATCCCATCGAACCAACGGTCAAGTTTAAACTCGAACCGGTCCTTTCCCTAGAGCTCCTCCATCCTTGCATCTTTGATTCCTTTTATTCAAAGGGGTCAGCGTGGTCCCACCCTAGAGCCAGCGTGGACCATGTGGGCTCGTGAACATCTGCAAGAAAAGAAAGGTTGAAGGTGCTTTACAACAAGGAGCTTTTCACAT
Coding sequences:
- the LOC133877650 gene encoding G-type lectin S-receptor-like serine/threonine-protein kinase RLK1, producing the protein MPSVNVFRLVFFLLLLPIFAVAQNRNISVGDSLTTDDVAAPWLSNSSDFAFGFRQLDNKDDHFLLAIWYNKIPDKTIVWYANGDNPAPRGSKVELTPDRGLTLNNPQDEELWRSKFTRGAVAFGILNDTGNLVLVDENSENLWESFKDPTDTLLPTQIMERGGVLSSRLQRNNFKRGRFQFRLLHDGNAVLNPINMPSNYTYDAYYLSFTYDPANESNSGYRLIFHDSGFLYIERMSRERSYITEENEIAPATTHYHRATLNFDGVLTISQHPKNPTANDSWTENRSIPDNICLDLITNMGSGSCGFNSICSLGNDRRPSCKCPPSFSLIENDPYESCKPDFIQGCEEDGKSPPEALYEIETLPNTDWPNNDFELFKPYNVEDCKASCLHDCLCAVAIYRDNSCWKKTLPLSNGRYDRDTKGTAFLKVRKNNSTRQNPSAQVIPDAKDQDTLIIVVSILLGSSVFVNFLLVGAICLGFLFYYKKKMKRICQLHHEGVVERNLRQFTYKELIEATNGFKEELGRGSCGIVYKGEVETVRVAVKKLDRVFEDSDKEFKTEVNVIGKTHHKNLVRLLGYCAEGQHRMLVYEFLSNGTLATFLFGDFKPSWNQRTNIAFEVARGLFYLHEECSSQIIHCDIKPQNILLDEYYNARISDFGLAKLLLMNQSQTKTNIRGTKGYVAPDWFRISPITVKVDVYSFGVLLLEIICCQRAVDIEVGGERGVLTDWAYDCYQEGRLDALVVDDAEALNDMKQLERFVMVAMWCLQEDPFLRPTMKKVMLMLEGIVQVSVPPSPCPFSSIS
- the LOC133877649 gene encoding protein FAR-RED IMPAIRED RESPONSE 1-like, which gives rise to MDLSQLALNSLCEDDCLLTHEQLDDVVPIDMDPQNDENEIIGDEQLNDGVDSCCSKLNKQCGDDCLLTHEQLDDVVPIEMDPQNDGNETIADEQLNDGVDSCRSKLKLIDKEKNVKEPKNEMLFGSIEELHEYYRNYAKKEGFGVPSKTIRTRCKATLNAKLVGTTWYVTKANLCHNHDLSPGKARYFRCHKKLDLATKRKLDIDDRVGIRTNKIYNSLAVEAGGYENLTFGEKECRNYIAKSRRLCLGTGGAAALRDYFDRMRKVNDDFYFDMDVDDECRLKNVFWADARSRSSYEDFGDVVTFNTTYLTNKYEMPFAPFVGANHHGQSMLLGAALILSEDTATFVWLFEAWLKCMKGRAPGTIITDQDRAMKSAIKKVFPNARHRFCLWHVLKKLPEKFGSHLQYKAIKSAIRNCVYNSQTCDEFDASWQTLLECYNLEDNAWLRGLYNERTFWVPAYLKDVFWAGMTTTQRSESMNAFFDGYVHSSTSLKEFVDQYDNALRRKVEIENVADFNSFNSTISCVSKLPFEKQFQKIYTHEKFKEVQKEITEVLNCSCSLLKSEGGISTYQVMEQVEVSNAYTKKSTLYCLL